The Candidatus Binatia bacterium genome includes the window TCCGACCTCGCGAAGTCGTTCAAGGGCACCGAGAACCAGTCGAACCCGTGGGGCATCTCGGCCGACCAGCGCGCCGCCTGGGCCGAGGGGCTCGACGTCCCGACCATGGCGGAGCTCGGCGAGGACGAGCGCGTCGAGGTCCTCTACTGGGTCGGCTGCGCCGGCTCGTTCGACGAGCGCAACCAGAAGACCAGCAAGGCGTTCGTCAAGATCATGAAGCAGGCGGGCGTCAAGTTCGGCATCCTCGGCATGGAGGAGCAGTGCACGGGTGAGCCCGCGCGGCGTCTCGGCAACGAGTACCTCTACTTCACGCTCGCGCAGATGAACGTCGAGACGCTGAACCGCTACAAGTTCGACAAGATCGTCACGCAGTGCCCGCACTGCTTCAACACGATCAAGAACGAGTACCCCGACCTCGGCGGCAAGTTCGAGGTGCAGCACACGATGCAGTTCATCGAGAGCCTGCTCGAGTCGGGACGGCTCAAGCTCGAGAAGAACTTCCTCGACAAGCGCCTCACGATCCACGACCCGTGCTACCTCGCGCGCCACAACAACGTGCACGAGGCGCCGCGCCGCATCCTCGACAAGATCCCCGGCATGAAGCGCGAGGACGTGCCGAACTCGCGTCGGCGGACGTTCTGCTGCGGCGCGGGCGGCGGTCAGTTCTGGAAAGAGGAGGAGCACGGCACGCCGCGCATCAACGTGACGCGCTTCGAGCAGCTCATGGAGGCGAAGCCCGACACGATCGCGGTCGCCTGCCCCTTCTGCACGACGATGATCGGCGACGCGACCAAGGCGAAGGGCCTCGAGGAGCAGGTCGAGGTCAAGGACGTCGTCGAGATCGTCGCCGACTCGATCGCGTCCTGAGGCGCGACGTGCAGTTCTGGTCGCGCAGCCCTCGCGCGGAGCACGGTGTCGCCGCGCGAGCGCTCGCGGCGCTCGTCTGGTTCCTGCTGCTGCTCGCGAGCTGCCGCAGCTCGAGCGCAGCCGACACCGTCGTCGTCAAGACAAAGTCCGGGGCCGAGATCCCGGTCACGGTCGAGCTCGCGACCACGCCCGAGGCGCGCACGCTCGGCCTCATGTACCGCGACCGCCTCGATCCGGGCCGCGGCATGCTGTTCATCTTCCCCGAGCCCGGGCACCAGAGCTTCTGGATGCGCAACACGCGCATCCCGCTCGACATCCTGTTCATCGACGAGTCGCACCGCATCGTCCGCCTCTACGAGAACACGACGCCGTTCTCCGAGAAGTCGCTGCCGAGCGGCGCGCCCGTGCGCTTCGTGCTCGAGGTCCCGGGCGGCTTCTGCGCCGCGAACGGCATCGCCGTGGGCGACGCGGTCGAGCTCGGGACGCTCGCCACGAGACCGGTGACGTGAGCCGCGCCGGACGCGGCTGTTGCGCGTGGACCCGCGGTTGCTAGGGTCCGACGACGTGATCGTCATCCTCAAGCCCGACACGCCGAAGGATTCGCCCGAGGTCCAGCAGGTCCTCGACATCGCGGCGCGCTACGAGGGCGTGAGCGCGCGGCTTCACGTCGTCGAGGGCGCGACCCGGTCGTTGATCGAGATCTACCTGATCGGCTCGACCGTGGCCGTGCCAACCGAGCCCTTCGAGGAGCTCGACTGCGTCGAGCGCGTCGTTCGCGTGTCGGAGAAGTACCGCATCATCGGTCGCCACAAGGGCCAGGTGGAGGCGATCGGCTTCCAGTACCAGGGACTGACCTTCGACCAGGACAGCCTGCACGTCCTCGCCGGGCTGTGCGCCGTCGACACGCGCGAGCACGTCGAGCTGATGTTCCGCGCGCTGAACCGCGTCGGCCTGACCACGACGCGCATGGGCGCGTTCAAGCCGCGCACGAGCCCGTACGACTTCCAGGGGCTCGGCAAGGCGTGCCTGCCGTGGGTCTTCGAGCTCGCCGGCAAGTACGGGATCCGCGTGATCGCGATGGAGATCACGCACGAGTCGCAGATCGACGAGATCAATTCTGCGCTCGACGCTGCCGGCAGCCCGACCGGCGTCATGCTGCAGATCGGCACACGCAACGCGCAGAACTTCGAGCTGCTGAAGTACGTCGGTCAGCAGCAGCGCTTCCCGGTGCTGTTCAAGCGCGGCATGGGAATCACGCTCGAGGAGTCGCTCAACGCCTGCGAGTACGTCGCGAGCGAGGGCAACAACAAGATCGTCCTCTGCCTGCGCGGCATGAAGACCAACCTCGGCGACCCGCACCGCAACTTCGTCGACTTCGCGCACGTGCCGGTCGTGAAGCGCTTGACGCGCCTGCCGGTGTGCGTCGACCCGTCGCACTCGGTGGGCCGCAAGGAGCTCGCGCCCGACGGGCTCACCGACATCCACCACGCGACCGCGCAGGGCGTGATCGCCGGCGCCAACATGGTGCTGGTCGACTTCCACCCGAACCCGGCCAAGGCGCTGTGCGACGGACCGCAGGCGCTCACCCTCGAGGAGCTCGATGCCTACCTCGAGGACGTGCGCATCGTGCGCGAGGCCTACGAGCGACGTCGCGCGCTCGCCGAGCGCCCGACGCTGCCGACCGCGGCGTCCGCCTGACGGACGGGGCAGAAGGCGCGCTCGCGGCGTCGAGCGCAGCGCCTCGCCGCACGCCGCGGTGGGCCTCGCCGCCCTCGCCTCTCGCTGGACGCCCGCGCCCGACGCTCAGCCCAGCCGGCGCGCCGACGCCTGCGCGAGGTCGGCAAGCTTCGGCACGAAGTCGCCGAGCGCCGCGAAGCGCTCGTCCTTCGTCTGCCCGCGGACGTAGCGCACGTAGATCTGCTCGAGCACGACCGCGGTCTTGAAGAGCCCGAAGGTCTCGTAGAACGGCGCCTGCGAGACGTCGAAGCCGGTGCGGCGCGCGTAGCGCTCCGCGAGCTCGTCGCGGGTCAAGAAGCCCGGTAGCGAGGTGACGTTGCCGCCGGTGCCGCGCGGGCTCGTGTCGCTCGCCTCGGCCCAGTAGCCGAGCAGCGTGCCGAGGTCGACGAGCGGGTCGCCGAGCGTCGTCATGTCCCAGTCGAAGACCGCGACCAGGCGCGACGGGTCGTCGGCGTCGAACATCGCGTTGTCGAGCTTCCAGTCGTTGTGCAGGACGCTGGTCGCGACGGGCTTCGGGATGCGCTCCGCGAGCCACGTGCAGAGCTCGTCCATCACCGGCATGTCGCGCGTCTTGGCGCGCTGCCAGCGGTCGTACCAGCCGCTCACCTGACGCTGCACGAAGCCCTCGGGCTTGCCGAGCGCGGCGATCTCGGGACGCGTGGTGTCGATCAGGTGGAGGTCGGCGAGCGCGTCGATCAGCTCCTCGCTCATGCGCCGACGCAGCTCGGGCGAGTCCGGCAGGTCCTCGGGCCACGTCGCGCGCACGACGACGCCGCGCCGCCGCTCCATGATGAAGAAGACGGCGCCGATCACCGAGGTGTCCTCGCACAGCAGCACCGGACGCGGCGCGAGCGGATAGAGCGGAGAGAGCGCCTTCAGCGCGCGGAACTCGCGCGCCATGTCGTGCGAGCGCGGCGCGACCGGTCCGAGCGGCGGACGACGCAGCACGAGCTCGCGGTCGGGGTAGCGCAAGAGATAGGTCAGGTTCGCGTGCCCGCCGCGGAACTGCTGGACCTCGAACGGCCCCGCGAGCTCGGGCGCGTTGTCGCGAAACCAGGCGCGCAGACGCTCCTCGTCGAAGCGCTCGTCCGGGCGAATCTCTCCCGCGGAATCGATCATCGCCGAGGTGGTTACCAACGCGGCGACGCGTGGGTCAACGCGAGCGCGCCGCGCTTTCCCTGCGCCGCGCAAGTCGCTAACCAGACCGCTCGCGACACGCGCCCGAGCGGCGCCACATACCAACACGGGCAGGAGAGAGCATGGACCTGAATCTCGCAGGGCGGGTGATCG containing:
- a CDS encoding DUF192 domain-containing protein, coding for MQFWSRSPRAEHGVAARALAALVWFLLLLASCRSSSAADTVVVKTKSGAEIPVTVELATTPEARTLGLMYRDRLDPGRGMLFIFPEPGHQSFWMRNTRIPLDILFIDESHRIVRLYENTTPFSEKSLPSGAPVRFVLEVPGGFCAANGIAVGDAVELGTLATRPVT
- a CDS encoding 3-deoxy-7-phosphoheptulonate synthase, with product MIVILKPDTPKDSPEVQQVLDIAARYEGVSARLHVVEGATRSLIEIYLIGSTVAVPTEPFEELDCVERVVRVSEKYRIIGRHKGQVEAIGFQYQGLTFDQDSLHVLAGLCAVDTREHVELMFRALNRVGLTTTRMGAFKPRTSPYDFQGLGKACLPWVFELAGKYGIRVIAMEITHESQIDEINSALDAAGSPTGVMLQIGTRNAQNFELLKYVGQQQRFPVLFKRGMGITLEESLNACEYVASEGNNKIVLCLRGMKTNLGDPHRNFVDFAHVPVVKRLTRLPVCVDPSHSVGRKELAPDGLTDIHHATAQGVIAGANMVLVDFHPNPAKALCDGPQALTLEELDAYLEDVRIVREAYERRRALAERPTLPTAASA
- a CDS encoding phosphotransferase family protein gives rise to the protein MIDSAGEIRPDERFDEERLRAWFRDNAPELAGPFEVQQFRGGHANLTYLLRYPDRELVLRRPPLGPVAPRSHDMAREFRALKALSPLYPLAPRPVLLCEDTSVIGAVFFIMERRRGVVVRATWPEDLPDSPELRRRMSEELIDALADLHLIDTTRPEIAALGKPEGFVQRQVSGWYDRWQRAKTRDMPVMDELCTWLAERIPKPVATSVLHNDWKLDNAMFDADDPSRLVAVFDWDMTTLGDPLVDLGTLLGYWAEASDTSPRGTGGNVTSLPGFLTRDELAERYARRTGFDVSQAPFYETFGLFKTAVVLEQIYVRYVRGQTKDERFAALGDFVPKLADLAQASARRLG